One Frankia alni ACN14a DNA window includes the following coding sequences:
- the cobN gene encoding cobaltochelatase subunit CobN, translated as MTSASSTPSESTAAGGSAEGEFDAVVLLLSTSDTDLLSARASGARYRLGNPARLDVTDAAGATALDALTDGVDVVVVRILGGRRMWEEGLARLLAGPRPVVVLGGERAPDAELMAISTVPAGICAEAHAYLAEGGPANLGELHRFLADTLLLTGGGFAPPVTTPAWGVLDRPAAAARPSAAGQAGPVIGVLYYRAHHVAGNTAFVEELCAAVERAGGTALAVHCASLRTAEPDLLATLGRADALVVTVLAAGGSQPARAAAGGDDEAWDVGALAALDIPILQGLCLTGGRAAWADSDDGLSPLDAATQVAIPEFDGRLITVPFSFKEVDPDGLTSYVADPERADRVAGIAVAHGRLRHVAPAGRRVALMLSAYPTKHSRIGNAVGLDTPASTVRLLREMRAAGYDIGPADGPDALPGVAAQDGDALIHAIIAAGGQDPAWLTAAQLAGNPVRISAAAYRAWYDTLPADLRAGVERHWGPPPGELYVDRTRDPDGEIVLAALRAGNVVLLVQPPRGFGENPVAIYHDPDLAPSHHYLAAYRWLAAPATAGGFGAHAVVHLGKHGTLEWLPGKTVGMSASCPTDAALGDLPLIYPFLVNDPGEGTQAKRRAHATLVDHLVPPMARAESYGDLARLEQLLDEHASIAAMDPAKLPAIRAQIWTLIQAARLDHDLGLADRPHDAEFDDFLLHVDGWLCEVKDAQIRDGLHVLGVAPAGEARINLVLAMLRARQMWGGQRTLPGLREALGLAEDDTAARVDVDAAERTALALVTAMEDRAWEPAAVGAALDAVLGAVLPAAPASAGEEPQPPADLRREAVGAVLRFAATEIVPRLARTTDEVASVLHALDGGYVPAGPSGSPLRGLVNVLPTGRNFYSVDPKAVPSRLAWETGQAMATSLLERYRADTGDWPRSVGLSVWGTSAMRTSGDDVAEVLALLGIRPVWDDASRRVSGLEPIGLAELGRPRIDVTVRISGFFRDAFPHVVAMLDDAVRMAAGLDEPDEDNHVRAHARADLATHGDERRATLRIFGSKPGAYGAGLLPLIDSRNWRDDADLAEVYATWGGYAYGRGVDGAPARADMEAAYRRIAVAAKNVDTREHDIADSDDYFQYHGGMVATVRALTGRAPAAYIGDSTRPEAVRTRTLTEETSRVFRARVVNPRWLAAMRRHGYKGAFEMAATVDYLFGYDATAGVVADWMYERLAATYALDADSQKFFTESNPWALHGITERLLEAAARGLWQHPEPATLDALQELYLRTEGDLEDGSAGAGPT; from the coding sequence GTGACCTCTGCGTCCAGCACGCCGTCCGAGTCCACCGCCGCGGGCGGGTCCGCCGAGGGCGAGTTCGACGCCGTCGTCCTGCTGCTGTCGACGTCGGACACCGACCTGCTCTCCGCGCGGGCGAGCGGCGCCCGCTACCGGCTCGGCAACCCGGCCCGTCTCGACGTCACCGACGCCGCCGGCGCCACCGCCCTCGACGCGCTGACCGACGGCGTCGACGTGGTCGTCGTGCGCATCCTCGGCGGGCGGCGGATGTGGGAGGAGGGCCTGGCCAGGCTGCTCGCCGGGCCGCGGCCGGTGGTCGTCCTCGGCGGCGAGCGGGCCCCGGACGCGGAGCTCATGGCCATCTCCACGGTGCCGGCGGGGATCTGCGCCGAGGCGCATGCCTACCTCGCCGAGGGCGGGCCGGCCAACCTCGGCGAGCTGCACCGCTTCCTCGCCGACACCCTGCTGCTCACCGGCGGCGGGTTCGCCCCGCCGGTCACCACCCCGGCCTGGGGCGTGCTCGACCGGCCCGCCGCCGCGGCTCGGCCGTCCGCGGCCGGCCAGGCCGGCCCGGTGATCGGGGTGTTGTACTACCGGGCACATCACGTCGCCGGCAACACGGCGTTCGTCGAGGAGCTGTGCGCCGCGGTCGAGCGGGCCGGCGGCACGGCGCTGGCGGTGCACTGCGCGTCGCTGCGCACCGCCGAGCCGGACCTGCTCGCCACGCTCGGCCGGGCCGACGCCCTCGTCGTCACGGTGCTCGCCGCGGGCGGCAGCCAGCCCGCCCGGGCGGCCGCCGGCGGGGACGACGAGGCGTGGGACGTCGGGGCGCTGGCCGCGCTGGACATCCCGATCCTGCAGGGGCTGTGCCTGACCGGCGGGCGGGCGGCGTGGGCGGACTCCGACGACGGGCTGTCGCCGCTGGACGCCGCCACCCAGGTCGCGATCCCCGAGTTCGACGGCCGTCTGATCACCGTGCCGTTCTCCTTCAAGGAGGTCGACCCCGACGGGCTGACCAGCTACGTCGCCGATCCCGAGCGAGCCGACCGGGTCGCCGGCATCGCGGTGGCGCACGGCCGGCTGCGGCACGTCGCGCCCGCCGGGCGCCGCGTCGCGCTGATGCTGTCGGCGTACCCGACGAAGCACTCCCGGATCGGCAACGCGGTGGGCCTCGACACCCCGGCGAGCACCGTGCGGCTGCTGCGCGAGATGCGCGCCGCCGGGTACGACATCGGCCCCGCCGACGGCCCGGACGCCCTGCCGGGAGTCGCCGCGCAGGACGGCGACGCCCTCATCCACGCGATCATCGCCGCGGGCGGGCAGGACCCGGCGTGGCTCACCGCGGCGCAGCTCGCCGGCAACCCCGTGCGGATCTCCGCGGCCGCCTACCGGGCCTGGTACGACACGCTGCCCGCCGACCTGCGGGCCGGCGTCGAGCGGCACTGGGGACCGCCGCCAGGCGAGCTGTACGTCGACCGCACCCGCGACCCCGACGGCGAGATCGTCCTCGCCGCGCTGCGGGCCGGCAACGTCGTGCTGCTGGTCCAGCCGCCGCGCGGCTTCGGGGAGAACCCGGTGGCGATCTACCACGACCCGGACCTGGCGCCCAGCCACCACTACCTGGCCGCCTACCGCTGGCTGGCCGCCCCGGCGACGGCCGGCGGGTTCGGCGCGCACGCCGTCGTCCACCTCGGCAAGCACGGGACGCTGGAGTGGCTGCCCGGCAAGACGGTGGGGATGAGCGCGTCCTGCCCGACGGACGCGGCCCTCGGCGACCTGCCGCTGATCTACCCGTTCCTCGTCAACGACCCCGGCGAGGGCACGCAGGCCAAGCGACGGGCGCACGCCACCCTGGTCGACCATCTCGTCCCGCCGATGGCGCGGGCCGAAAGCTACGGCGACCTGGCCCGCCTGGAGCAGCTCCTCGACGAGCACGCCTCGATCGCGGCGATGGACCCGGCGAAGCTGCCGGCGATCCGCGCCCAGATCTGGACCCTCATCCAGGCCGCCCGCCTCGACCACGACCTGGGCCTCGCCGACCGGCCGCACGACGCCGAGTTCGACGACTTCCTGCTGCACGTCGACGGCTGGCTGTGCGAGGTCAAGGACGCGCAGATCCGCGACGGCCTGCACGTGCTCGGCGTCGCCCCGGCCGGCGAGGCGCGGATCAACCTCGTTCTCGCCATGCTGCGGGCCCGCCAGATGTGGGGCGGCCAGCGGACGCTGCCGGGGCTGCGCGAGGCCCTGGGCCTCGCCGAGGACGACACCGCCGCCCGCGTCGACGTCGACGCCGCCGAACGGACCGCCCTCGCCCTGGTCACCGCGATGGAGGACCGCGCCTGGGAGCCCGCCGCCGTCGGCGCCGCCCTCGACGCCGTCCTCGGCGCCGTCCTGCCGGCGGCGCCAGCAAGCGCCGGGGAGGAACCGCAACCGCCCGCGGACCTGCGGCGGGAGGCGGTCGGGGCGGTGCTGCGCTTCGCCGCCACCGAGATCGTGCCGCGCCTCGCGCGGACCACCGACGAGGTCGCCAGCGTCCTGCACGCCCTCGACGGCGGCTACGTCCCGGCCGGCCCCAGCGGCTCCCCCCTGCGTGGCCTGGTCAACGTGCTGCCCACCGGCCGCAACTTCTACTCCGTCGACCCGAAGGCGGTCCCCAGCCGGTTGGCGTGGGAGACCGGCCAGGCGATGGCGACGTCGCTGCTGGAGCGCTACCGGGCCGACACCGGCGACTGGCCGCGGTCCGTCGGGCTGTCCGTCTGGGGCACCAGCGCGATGCGCACGTCCGGCGACGACGTCGCCGAGGTCCTCGCCCTGCTCGGCATCCGGCCCGTCTGGGACGACGCGTCGCGCCGCGTCAGCGGGCTGGAACCGATCGGCCTGGCCGAGCTCGGCCGTCCCCGTATCGACGTGACCGTGCGCATCAGCGGCTTCTTCCGCGACGCGTTCCCGCACGTGGTCGCGATGCTCGACGACGCGGTGCGGATGGCCGCCGGCCTCGACGAACCCGACGAGGACAACCACGTCCGCGCCCACGCCCGCGCGGACCTGGCGACCCACGGCGACGAGCGGCGGGCGACGCTGCGCATCTTCGGGTCGAAGCCCGGGGCGTACGGCGCCGGCCTGCTGCCCCTGATCGACAGCCGCAACTGGCGCGACGACGCCGACCTCGCCGAGGTCTACGCCACCTGGGGCGGCTACGCCTACGGACGCGGCGTCGACGGGGCCCCCGCCCGCGCGGACATGGAGGCCGCCTACCGGCGCATCGCGGTGGCCGCGAAGAACGTCGACACCCGCGAGCACGACATCGCCGACTCCGACGACTACTTCCAGTACCACGGCGGGATGGTCGCGACGGTGCGGGCCCTGACCGGCCGGGCCCCCGCCGCCTACATCGGCGACAGCACCCGGCCCGAGGCCGTGCGCACCCGGACGCTGACCGAGGAGACCTCCCGGGTCTTCCGCGCCCGGGTGGTGAACCCCCGCTGGCTGGCGGCGATGCGCCGCCACGGCTACAAGGGCGCGTTCGAGATGGCCGCCACCGTCGACTACCTGTTCGGCTACGACGCCACCGCCGGCGTGGTCGCCGACTGGATGTACGAGCGGCTCGCCGCGACCTACGCCCTCGACGCCGACAGCCAGAAGTTCTTCACCGAGTCCAACCCCTGGGCGCTGCACGGCATCACCGAACGGCTGCTGGAGGCCGCCGCCCGGGGCCTGTGGCAGCATCCCGAGCCGGCCACCCTCGACGCCCTGCAGGAGCTCTACCTTCGCACCGAGGGCGACCTGGAGGACGGCTCCGCGGGCGCCGGGCCGACCTGA
- a CDS encoding nitrite reductase, which translates to MSTSPRERVRDACPGVLRTHPAADGALARLRIPGGALDGAAARMLAACARDVADGHLELTSRGNVQLRGLADGAAAVLAARARSVGLLPSATHERIRNIVGSPLSGRAGRGVRDIAPLVDALDRGLCADPTLAELPGRMLFAVDDGSGDLAGLPADFTLRAEPAGQTLLLVAGEAAALRLAQSAAIPALLAAARAFLDLRAAGGAATAAWRVAELPAGRDRLLAAAAAAAAAVDASVDADADAQVPPAAAPGEAAGSLADDGGPPGARPGRHRQRDGRWALTALVPLGRLHADQLDLLATIADADGDGRVVVTPWRSVVLRDLDAAAVAPVLARLAAAGLVVDADSDWVGVTSCAGRPGCAKAFADVRRDAGRSAGAGGAPGRAGPPGGGSRHRRDRLPVHWSGCARRCGQPAGEVVEVVADATGYRVRRGAGSGALMPWSSGGALPAEVAGEVSAVGWDALIDAVAAQRSVARAGRDGREAGTWR; encoded by the coding sequence GTGTCCACCAGCCCGCGGGAGCGCGTCCGCGACGCGTGCCCCGGCGTGCTGCGGACCCATCCGGCGGCGGACGGCGCGCTGGCCCGGCTGCGCATCCCCGGCGGAGCCCTCGACGGCGCCGCGGCCCGAATGCTCGCCGCGTGCGCCCGGGACGTCGCCGACGGCCACCTCGAGCTGACCTCCCGCGGAAACGTGCAGCTTCGCGGGCTCGCCGACGGCGCCGCCGCGGTGCTCGCCGCCCGGGCGCGGTCGGTCGGGCTGCTGCCGTCGGCCACCCACGAGCGGATCCGCAACATCGTCGGCTCCCCGCTGTCCGGGCGCGCCGGCAGGGGCGTCCGCGACATCGCCCCGCTCGTCGACGCGCTCGACCGCGGGCTGTGCGCCGACCCGACACTCGCCGAGCTACCTGGCCGCATGCTGTTCGCCGTCGACGACGGCAGCGGCGACCTGGCCGGCCTGCCCGCCGACTTCACCCTGCGGGCCGAGCCGGCGGGGCAGACCCTGCTGCTCGTCGCGGGCGAGGCGGCCGCGCTGCGGCTGGCGCAGAGCGCCGCCATACCCGCGCTGCTCGCCGCCGCCCGGGCCTTCCTCGACCTGCGCGCCGCCGGGGGCGCCGCGACCGCCGCCTGGCGGGTCGCGGAGCTGCCCGCCGGGCGCGACCGCCTGCTCGCCGCAGCCGCAGCCGCAGCCGCAGCCGTCGACGCCTCTGTTGACGCCGACGCCGACGCGCAGGTCCCGCCCGCCGCCGCGCCCGGCGAGGCCGCCGGCTCGCTCGCCGACGACGGCGGACCGCCGGGCGCCCGGCCGGGTCGGCACCGCCAGCGCGACGGCCGGTGGGCGCTGACGGCGCTGGTTCCACTCGGGCGTCTGCACGCCGACCAGCTGGATCTGCTCGCAACGATCGCCGACGCCGACGGTGACGGCCGGGTGGTGGTGACGCCGTGGCGGTCGGTCGTGCTGCGCGACCTCGACGCCGCGGCGGTGGCACCGGTCCTGGCGCGGCTGGCGGCTGCGGGGCTCGTCGTCGACGCGGACTCGGACTGGGTCGGGGTCACGAGCTGCGCCGGGCGGCCGGGCTGCGCCAAGGCGTTCGCCGACGTCCGCCGCGACGCCGGCCGATCGGCGGGGGCGGGTGGTGCCCCGGGCCGGGCCGGTCCGCCGGGCGGCGGCTCACGGCACCGCCGGGATCGGCTGCCCGTGCACTGGTCGGGCTGCGCCCGCCGGTGCGGCCAGCCGGCCGGCGAGGTCGTCGAGGTCGTCGCCGACGCCACCGGTTACCGGGTTCGCCGCGGCGCCGGAAGTGGCGCCCTGATGCCGTGGTCATCGGGCGGCGCACTGCCCGCAGAGGTGGCGGGCGAGGTGTCGGCCGTCGGCTGGGACGCGCTCATCGACGCGGTGGCGGCGCAGCGCTCGGTTGCCCGCGCGGGTCGGGATGGACGGGAGGCTGGCACATGGAGGTGA
- the cobJ gene encoding precorrin-3B C(17)-methyltransferase, whose product MTLRAARLIHDADVIAYHSARHGRSIARSIAAAHLRGDQIEEALVYPVTTETTSHPGGYRGAIDEFYEDCAKRLAAHLDAGRSVVVLSEGDPFFYGSFIHLHRRLADRYPTEVVPGVTSLSAGCAVLGRPLVEGNEVLTVLPGTLAPRTLAERIAGTDTAVVLKMGRTFPGVREAFTDAGRLADTWYVERATTAGQRIAPLGEVDPATVPYFSLAVLPSPVRGPDDPAPLRAGQAEWVPAGAASRPAPSPSAPAGTTDRTAPAAEEPAVERSTVERSTVERSAGEVVVVGLGPGAQDWLTPQAAAALAAADDLIGYGPYLDRVPATPRQRRHPSGNTVEAERAELALELAAAGASVAVVSSGDPGVFAMATAVVEAAAQRRFAHVDVRVVPGLTAAQAVASRVGAPLGHDFCVLSLSDRLKPWEVIERRLRAAAAADLVLAIYNPASRTRREQLERARAALLEHRAPDTPVVIGRDVGGPTETVTVTTLGDLDPAGVDMRCLLLVGSSTTRIVHRDTGRDLVFTPRRYPAP is encoded by the coding sequence ATGACGCTGCGGGCGGCGCGGCTCATCCACGACGCCGACGTGATCGCCTACCACAGCGCCCGGCACGGTCGCAGCATCGCCCGGTCGATCGCCGCCGCGCACCTGCGCGGCGACCAGATCGAGGAGGCGCTGGTCTACCCGGTCACCACGGAGACGACCAGCCATCCCGGCGGCTACCGGGGGGCGATCGACGAGTTCTACGAGGACTGCGCCAAGCGGCTGGCGGCCCACCTCGACGCCGGCCGGAGCGTCGTCGTCCTCAGCGAGGGCGACCCGTTCTTCTACGGATCGTTCATCCACCTGCACCGCCGTCTCGCCGACCGCTACCCGACCGAGGTCGTGCCCGGCGTGACGTCGCTGTCGGCGGGCTGCGCGGTGCTCGGCCGCCCGCTCGTCGAGGGCAACGAGGTCCTCACCGTCCTGCCGGGCACGCTGGCGCCGCGGACCCTCGCCGAGCGCATCGCCGGCACCGACACCGCGGTCGTGCTCAAGATGGGCCGGACCTTCCCCGGCGTCCGCGAGGCCTTCACCGACGCCGGCCGTCTCGCCGACACCTGGTACGTCGAGCGGGCGACGACCGCCGGCCAGCGGATCGCCCCTCTCGGCGAGGTCGACCCGGCGACCGTGCCCTACTTCTCCCTGGCCGTGCTGCCGAGCCCGGTGCGCGGCCCGGACGATCCGGCACCACTGCGCGCCGGCCAGGCCGAGTGGGTGCCCGCCGGCGCCGCGAGCCGGCCGGCGCCGTCCCCATCCGCCCCCGCCGGGACCACCGACCGCACCGCGCCGGCGGCCGAGGAGCCCGCGGTGGAGCGGTCCACGGTGGAGCGGTCAACGGTGGAGCGGTCCGCGGGCGAGGTCGTCGTGGTCGGGCTCGGCCCGGGCGCGCAGGACTGGTTGACCCCGCAGGCCGCCGCCGCGCTGGCCGCCGCCGACGACCTCATCGGCTACGGCCCCTACCTCGACCGGGTGCCCGCCACGCCGCGCCAGCGCCGGCACCCGTCGGGCAACACGGTCGAGGCGGAACGCGCCGAGCTCGCCCTGGAACTGGCCGCCGCCGGCGCGAGCGTCGCGGTGGTGTCCTCCGGCGACCCCGGCGTCTTCGCGATGGCGACCGCCGTCGTCGAGGCCGCGGCGCAGCGGCGGTTCGCCCACGTCGACGTGCGGGTCGTGCCCGGGCTGACCGCCGCCCAGGCGGTGGCGAGCCGGGTCGGCGCGCCGCTCGGCCACGACTTCTGCGTGCTGTCGCTGTCCGACCGGCTCAAGCCGTGGGAGGTCATCGAGCGGCGGCTGCGCGCCGCCGCAGCGGCCGACCTCGTCCTCGCGATCTACAACCCGGCGTCGCGGACCCGGCGCGAGCAGCTCGAACGGGCCCGCGCGGCGCTGCTGGAGCACCGCGCCCCGGACACCCCGGTGGTGATCGGCCGTGACGTCGGCGGCCCCACGGAGACCGTCACCGTGACGACCCTCGGCGACCTGGACCCGGCCGGTGTCGACATGCGCTGCCTGCTGCTCGTCGGCTCCTCGACGACGCGGATCGTCCACCGCGACACCGGCCGCGACCTCGTCTTCACCCCCCGCCGCTACCCGGCACCGTGA
- a CDS encoding cobalt-precorrin-6A reductase, producing MLLLGGTGEARRLALALTEAGGFDVVYSLAGRVREPRVPPSCRVRIGGFGGPAGLAEHLRCERIDAVVDATHPFAARMTASAATAAAATGVPLLVLRRPGWLAQPGDDWRRVPSLPALTDLIDRFVPLRRGAATDPGPRVFLTTGRSDLALFAGLHRPWFLARCVEPPTGPLPPRLEVILDRGPFDVAGETALLRRHAIDVLVTKDSGGAMTAAKLTAARDLGLPVLMVDRPPPPSGFPVVSDIAPATRWLTDLATSRHAGAGSVAGAVTARTPPVP from the coding sequence GTGCTGCTGCTGGGGGGCACCGGCGAGGCCCGCCGGCTGGCCCTCGCCCTGACCGAGGCCGGCGGGTTCGACGTCGTCTACTCCCTGGCCGGACGGGTGCGCGAGCCGCGGGTGCCGCCGTCCTGCCGGGTCCGCATCGGCGGGTTCGGTGGTCCGGCCGGCCTCGCCGAGCATCTGCGCTGCGAACGGATCGACGCCGTGGTCGACGCCACCCACCCGTTCGCCGCCCGCATGACCGCCTCCGCCGCGACGGCCGCTGCGGCCACCGGCGTGCCGCTGCTGGTCCTGCGTCGCCCCGGCTGGCTGGCCCAGCCCGGCGACGACTGGCGCCGGGTCCCGTCCCTGCCCGCTCTGACGGACCTGATCGACCGGTTCGTCCCGCTCCGGCGCGGCGCGGCGACCGACCCCGGCCCGCGGGTGTTCCTGACCACCGGTCGCAGCGACCTCGCGCTGTTCGCCGGCCTGCACCGCCCCTGGTTCCTGGCGCGCTGCGTCGAGCCCCCCACCGGCCCGCTGCCCCCGCGGCTCGAGGTGATCCTCGACCGGGGCCCGTTCGACGTGGCCGGCGAGACCGCGCTGCTGCGCCGCCACGCCATCGACGTCCTCGTGACCAAGGACAGCGGCGGCGCGATGACCGCCGCCAAGCTCACCGCCGCCCGCGACCTCGGCCTGCCCGTCCTCATGGTCGACCGTCCGCCCCCACCGTCCGGATTCCCGGTCGTCTCCGACATCGCCCCCGCAACACGTTGGCTGACCGACCTTGCCACCTCTCGCCACGCGGGCGCGGGCTCTGTCGCCGGTGCCGTGACAGCACGGACACCTCCTGTGCCGTAA
- the cobM gene encoding precorrin-4 C(11)-methyltransferase yields the protein MTVHFIGAGPGAADLITVRGRDLIAACPVCLYAGSLVPADLLSHCPPGARLVDTARMTLDAITAELCAADAAGQDVARLHSGDPSLYSALAEQMRRLDAAGVPYDVTPGVPAFAAAAASLRRELTVPGVAQSVVLTRTAVLSSPMPPGEDLATLGRSRATLVLHLAVHRIETLVEELVPSYGPDCPAAVVAWASRSDEVVLRGTLADIAAQSRAAGLTKTAVIIVGRALAAAGFRDSFLYSPQRFAPDGCQPAPATGWSSVPGELDPAEPR from the coding sequence ATGACCGTGCACTTCATCGGGGCGGGGCCGGGTGCCGCCGACCTCATCACCGTGCGCGGGCGGGACCTGATCGCCGCCTGCCCGGTCTGCCTGTACGCCGGCAGCCTCGTCCCCGCCGACCTGCTGTCCCACTGCCCGCCCGGCGCGCGTCTCGTCGACACGGCCCGGATGACCCTCGACGCGATCACGGCCGAGCTGTGCGCCGCCGACGCCGCCGGCCAGGACGTCGCCCGCCTGCACTCCGGCGATCCGTCCCTCTACAGCGCCCTGGCCGAGCAGATGCGGCGGCTGGACGCGGCCGGCGTCCCCTACGACGTCACCCCCGGCGTTCCCGCGTTCGCCGCCGCCGCCGCGTCGCTACGCCGGGAGCTGACGGTTCCCGGCGTCGCCCAGAGCGTCGTGCTGACGCGCACGGCCGTGCTGTCCAGCCCGATGCCGCCCGGCGAGGATCTGGCGACGCTCGGCCGGTCCCGGGCGACGCTCGTACTGCACCTGGCCGTGCACCGCATCGAGACGCTGGTCGAGGAGCTCGTGCCCAGCTACGGCCCGGACTGCCCGGCGGCCGTGGTCGCGTGGGCCAGCCGGTCCGACGAGGTGGTGCTGCGCGGCACGCTCGCCGACATCGCCGCGCAGTCCCGGGCGGCCGGCCTCACGAAGACCGCGGTCATCATCGTCGGTCGGGCGCTGGCCGCCGCGGGCTTCCGCGACAGCTTCCTCTACTCACCGCAGCGCTTCGCCCCCGACGGCTGCCAGCCGGCCCCCGCCACGGGCTGGTCCTCGGTACCCGGCGAGCTGGACCCCGCCGAACCACGGTGA